The genome window GGCCACCCTGCCGTCCATCATATCTGAGGGGGCTACCACATCTGCTCCGGCCCTGACATGAGAGAGTGCCTCTTTACAGAGGAGTTCAAGGGTGGCATCGTTAATGATTTCCCCGTTTTGCACTACCCCGCAGTGGCCGTGGCCGGTATATTCACACATACAGACGTCGGTTATCACGGTAAGCTCAGGTGCAGCATCCTTGACAGCCTTAACGGCATTCTGTACCACACCGTCGTCTTTATAGGCGTCAGAGCCAAGCTCATCCTTATGCTCAGGCAGCCCAAAAATAATAATGGCGGGTATCCCCAGGGAATGTACCTCATAGGCGGTCCTAGCCAATTGCTCATGTGACTGCTGAAAACACCCAGGCATAGAACTAATCGGCCTGTTTATGCCGCTGCCCCCAACAGCAAACACAGGATATATGAAATCATTGACTGACACGGAGGTTTCCCTGACCATATCTCTTATAGCCTTTGTTTTCCTGAGTCTGCGCGGCCTTGTTATAGGAAACATCCTGATAGTGTAGAAGAAAAATACAAAAAAATCAAGAAATTTAAAATTAAATAATTTATGGTATTGCCATTTTTGCATTAAATTTATAAACTACCGGTAGTCAATTAAAAAAATGCACTGGCTTATTAAATAAAAAGAGCACAGGAGACTTTTGATGTTAGAAGTATATTTTGGCAACATGCTTGAGGAGATCATAGGGGAAAAGGGGCTTTCAATCGCTCAAGT of Nitrospirae bacterium YQR-1 contains these proteins:
- the hemB gene encoding porphobilinogen synthase — translated: MFPITRPRRLRKTKAIRDMVRETSVSVNDFIYPVFAVGGSGINRPISSMPGCFQQSHEQLARTAYEVHSLGIPAIIIFGLPEHKDELGSDAYKDDGVVQNAVKAVKDAAPELTVITDVCMCEYTGHGHCGVVQNGEIINDATLELLCKEALSHVRAGADVVAPSDMMDGRVAAIRKTLDENGFSETPIMSYAAKYSSAFYGPFREAAESTPQFGNRKTHQMDPANRREALREVLLDIEEGADIVMVKPALSYLDIIAEVKKNTLIPVAAYNVSGEYSMVHAAAKMGWIDYEGVMMEILVSIKRAGADLILTYFAVDAAKLIS